In a single window of the Streptomyces sp. HUAS ZL42 genome:
- a CDS encoding DMT family transporter: MSNAAFGLPVGRGLLCLIVAGAAWGTAGAAASLVYRASDMGPVALSFWRCAAGLVLLLAARLLRPRVRPAAPGPLGRRGALRAGVTGLGLAVFQTAYFAAVSATGLAVATVVTLGAGPVLIALGARLTLGERLGRGGLAAVAGALAGLGVLVLGGGGASVRSGGVLLALLSAAGYSVMTLLTRRWGRDGATDSSRTTVWAFAVTSLCLLPFALVDGLVPHTAEPGRVVWLLAYIAAVPTALAYALYFAGAAAVRSATVSVIMLLEPVSAAVLGVVLLGERLTAATLIGTSLMLGSVAGLAFAEARDTVAEEPVLV, from the coding sequence GTGTCGAATGCTGCTTTCGGCCTGCCCGTCGGGCGAGGCCTGCTCTGTCTGATCGTCGCCGGCGCCGCCTGGGGCACGGCGGGCGCGGCCGCCTCGCTGGTCTACCGGGCCAGTGACATGGGGCCCGTCGCCCTGTCCTTCTGGCGCTGCGCAGCCGGGCTCGTGCTCCTTCTCGCAGCGCGTCTCCTGCGTCCGCGTGTGCGCCCCGCCGCACCCGGGCCGCTGGGCCGGCGTGGCGCGCTGCGCGCCGGTGTCACCGGCCTCGGGCTCGCGGTGTTCCAGACGGCCTACTTCGCGGCCGTCTCGGCCACCGGACTCGCCGTGGCCACTGTCGTCACCCTCGGCGCCGGACCCGTCCTCATCGCGCTGGGCGCCCGGCTGACCCTGGGGGAGCGGCTCGGCCGCGGCGGCCTGGCCGCCGTCGCGGGGGCGCTCGCCGGACTGGGTGTCCTCGTCCTCGGCGGCGGAGGCGCGTCCGTGCGATCCGGGGGCGTCCTGCTCGCCCTGCTGTCCGCCGCCGGGTACAGCGTGATGACGCTGCTCACCCGCCGGTGGGGTCGCGACGGAGCTACGGACTCCTCCCGCACCACCGTGTGGGCGTTCGCGGTCACCAGCCTCTGCCTGCTCCCGTTCGCCCTGGTCGACGGGCTGGTGCCGCACACCGCCGAACCCGGCCGCGTCGTATGGCTGCTGGCATACATCGCCGCCGTCCCCACGGCCCTCGCGTACGCCCTCTACTTCGCGGGCGCGGCCGCCGTACGGTCCGCCACGGTGTCCGTGATCATGCTCCTCGAGCCGGTGAGCGCGGCCGTGCTCGGCGTCGTCCTGCTCGGCGAAAGGCTCACGGCCGCGACGCTCATCGGCACCTCGCTGATGCTCGGTTCCGTCGCGGGGCTCGCGTTCGCGGAGGCGCGGGATACGGTGGCCGAGGAGCCGGTGCTCGTGTGA
- a CDS encoding FMN-binding negative transcriptional regulator, translating into MLVHPWDAPRDDAEWQRWLAVHDFGQLAVNGPPGEPPLVQPLHFAYDAERGEAVTHLARPNPLWPALEASPQVLLSVVDDYVFVPGPWQAPPDVPSEHGAPTSFYAAVQLRCTAHVVDDPDDKAALLNRQMGHFQPDGGSARVAVGEVPYGRMLPGIRGLRLEVTGVRAKFKYAGKKPDEVRERIAAALAARSGPGDSAAREHLLRRK; encoded by the coding sequence ATGCTGGTCCACCCCTGGGACGCGCCTCGCGACGACGCCGAGTGGCAGCGGTGGCTGGCTGTCCACGACTTCGGGCAGCTCGCCGTCAACGGCCCGCCGGGAGAGCCGCCGCTCGTCCAGCCCCTGCACTTCGCCTACGACGCCGAGCGCGGCGAGGCGGTCACGCATCTCGCGCGCCCCAACCCGCTGTGGCCCGCGCTGGAGGCGAGTCCCCAGGTCCTGCTGAGCGTCGTCGACGACTACGTGTTCGTGCCCGGCCCCTGGCAGGCGCCGCCCGACGTCCCCTCCGAGCACGGCGCGCCGACGAGCTTCTACGCGGCCGTCCAGCTCCGGTGCACGGCCCACGTCGTCGACGACCCGGATGACAAGGCCGCCTTGCTGAACCGCCAGATGGGCCACTTCCAGCCCGACGGCGGCTCCGCGCGGGTGGCGGTGGGCGAGGTGCCGTACGGCCGGATGCTGCCGGGGATCCGTGGGCTGCGCCTCGAAGTGACGGGCGTACGGGCGAAGTTCAAGTACGCGGGCAAGAAGCCGGACGAGGTCCGGGAGCGGATCGCGGCCGCGCTGGCCGCACGCAGCGGTCCCGGTGACAGCGCGGCGCGCGAGCACCTGCTGCGCCGGAAGTGA
- a CDS encoding Clp protease N-terminal domain-containing protein: MQPRIPRQTAGDSTVPGLDNDAGLSAELAAVVTAARRRAFRDGDRHIDTAHLLHSLLEYDSEAYAALDDGGPRIARLLGYLVQRSIGYGLRWQDGVEDSGGLPVTTTAEGFSPLAAVAMEQARARAARRSGTRARGLDLLATIVEDPQARAVEVLARAGIDTSDLLPRIERGLEEYAAGGEAGH, translated from the coding sequence GTGCAACCCCGTATTCCCCGGCAGACGGCCGGCGACTCGACCGTCCCCGGCTTGGACAACGATGCCGGGCTCAGTGCCGAGCTGGCGGCGGTGGTCACCGCCGCCCGCCGCAGGGCGTTCCGGGACGGGGACCGCCACATCGACACCGCCCATCTGCTCCACTCACTCCTGGAGTACGACTCCGAGGCGTACGCCGCCCTCGACGACGGCGGCCCGCGGATCGCCCGGCTCCTCGGCTACCTCGTGCAGCGCAGCATCGGCTACGGACTGCGCTGGCAGGACGGTGTCGAGGACTCCGGCGGCCTGCCCGTGACGACGACGGCCGAAGGGTTCTCGCCCCTCGCCGCGGTCGCGATGGAGCAGGCCCGTGCACGCGCCGCACGCCGAAGCGGCACACGGGCCCGCGGCCTCGACCTGCTCGCGACGATCGTCGAGGACCCGCAGGCGCGGGCCGTCGAGGTGCTGGCGCGCGCCGGTATCGACACGAGCGACTTGCTCCCGCGCATCGAGCGAGGCCTGGAGGAGTACGCCGCCGGCGGCGAGGCCGGTCACTGA
- a CDS encoding substrate-binding and VWA domain-containing protein, with the protein MGRHSLPDQYGAGGSDPRPRARRRTVAVTTVLVLTVAGGAAAAVRGGLLSFGSSCQDNPVRLKLAASPDVAPVLTAAAKRARDTGITSDGRCLAVTVEAAESSKVADTLTAGRTPGVQAWVPDSDIWLERITAEAKAKQLDPVGNIASTPIGVAMVPTAAKALGWPQKTYSWLELAGATLQDDSVRLGAADPSRSATGLLALAQLTTAAGQVEGAETQAAAMMKTLSQRTSDSDAQVLDTLPRDSSGTEQGNPKRNQALILTEQAAFTHNSSAEGGAALQMFYPKDGSPRLDYPFVLVDQPRQTTDESRAAIRFMTYLHQPDQRKLLEKHGFRTSDEDAPQAVVAEAGGKSPQPYAEPAADTASDSALQEALGTWTITVQSARLTTVVDASSSMSEPVPGTGQSRMDVTKASLLQALATFTPDDEIGLWMFSTKLDGDRDYRVLVPTERLGDSAGSGTQRDKLSSAFGGLRAIPNGATGLYDTTLAAYKAATSSYVKGKFNALVVLTDGVNQDPGSISRTTLVTELRKLTSPERPVPLIMIAVGPDADKGEAEQIARATGGSGQSVTDPAQIHTVILKAIVAAGAPGGGD; encoded by the coding sequence ATGGGACGTCACAGCTTGCCCGATCAGTATGGGGCGGGCGGCAGCGACCCCCGCCCACGTGCGCGCCGCCGCACGGTGGCCGTCACGACGGTCCTCGTCCTCACCGTCGCCGGCGGTGCCGCGGCCGCCGTGAGAGGCGGGCTGCTCTCCTTCGGATCCTCCTGCCAGGACAATCCGGTGCGGCTGAAGCTGGCCGCCTCCCCCGATGTGGCTCCCGTCCTGACGGCCGCGGCGAAGCGGGCGCGCGACACCGGCATCACCTCCGACGGGCGCTGCCTCGCCGTCACCGTCGAGGCGGCCGAGTCCTCCAAGGTCGCGGACACGCTCACCGCGGGCAGGACGCCGGGCGTGCAGGCGTGGGTGCCGGACTCGGACATCTGGCTCGAGCGGATCACCGCGGAGGCCAAGGCGAAGCAGCTGGACCCAGTGGGCAACATCGCCTCCACGCCCATCGGGGTGGCGATGGTCCCCACCGCCGCGAAGGCACTGGGGTGGCCGCAGAAGACGTACAGCTGGCTCGAGCTGGCCGGCGCCACCCTGCAGGACGACTCCGTGCGGCTGGGCGCGGCCGACCCCTCGCGCAGCGCGACCGGGCTGCTCGCGCTCGCCCAGCTGACCACGGCCGCCGGCCAGGTCGAAGGCGCGGAAACCCAGGCCGCCGCCATGATGAAGACGCTGTCGCAGCGCACCTCCGACAGCGACGCCCAGGTCCTGGACACGCTGCCGCGCGACTCCTCGGGCACCGAGCAGGGCAATCCCAAGCGCAACCAGGCGCTGATCCTCACCGAGCAGGCGGCGTTCACCCACAACTCCTCCGCCGAGGGCGGGGCCGCACTGCAGATGTTCTATCCGAAGGACGGCTCACCCCGGCTCGACTACCCGTTCGTGCTGGTCGACCAGCCGCGGCAGACGACCGACGAGAGCAGGGCCGCAATCCGGTTCATGACCTATCTGCACCAGCCGGACCAGCGCAAACTGCTCGAGAAGCACGGCTTCCGTACGTCCGACGAGGACGCCCCGCAGGCAGTGGTCGCCGAGGCGGGCGGCAAGAGCCCGCAGCCGTACGCCGAGCCGGCGGCGGACACGGCCTCGGACTCCGCGCTGCAGGAGGCGCTCGGCACATGGACGATCACCGTGCAGAGCGCGCGGCTCACCACGGTCGTGGACGCCTCGTCGTCGATGTCGGAACCGGTGCCGGGCACCGGTCAGTCGCGGATGGACGTCACCAAGGCCTCGCTGCTCCAAGCCCTCGCCACCTTCACTCCGGACGACGAGATCGGCCTGTGGATGTTCTCCACCAAGCTCGACGGCGACAGGGACTACCGCGTGCTCGTGCCGACCGAACGGCTCGGCGACAGCGCGGGCAGCGGCACACAGCGGGACAAGCTGTCGTCGGCGTTCGGCGGTCTGCGCGCGATCCCCAACGGAGCGACCGGTCTGTACGACACCACGCTCGCCGCGTACAAGGCGGCGACCTCCTCCTACGTCAAGGGCAAGTTCAACGCGCTGGTCGTGCTGACCGACGGTGTGAACCAGGACCCGGGCAGCATCTCCCGCACCACCCTCGTCACCGAGCTCCGGAAACTCACCAGCCCCGAGCGTCCGGTCCCGCTCATCATGATCGCCGTGGGTCCCGACGCCGACAAGGGGGAGGCCGAGCAGATAGCCAGGGCCACCGGCGGCTCCGGCCAGTCGGTCACGGACCCCGCACAGATCCACACGGTGATCCTGAAGGCGATCGTGGCGGCGGGGGCGCCGGGAGGCGGAGACTGA
- a CDS encoding DMT family transporter, producing the protein MACHHGPVHTSESSQGSRGKGLGLGLALASAVAFGGSGVAAKPLIEAGLDPLHVVWLRVTGAALVMLPLAVRHRALLFRRPALLAGFGLLAVAGVQACYFASISRMPVGVALLVEYLAPGLVLGWVRFVQRRPVTRAAALGVVLAVGGLACVVEVWSGLSVDALGLLLALGAACCQVGYFVLSDQGSDSGADAPDPLGVIAYGLLIGAAVLTVVARPWSMDRSVLTGTAHMDGAPVAAWLLLSWIVLVATVVAYVTGVLSVRRLSPQVAGVVACLEAVIATVLAWVLLGEHLSVPQIVGGAVVLVGAFIAQSSTPAKGSAEPVAGGGPERELSARGTAA; encoded by the coding sequence ATGGCCTGTCATCATGGGCCGGTGCACACGTCTGAGAGCAGTCAGGGCAGCCGCGGCAAGGGTCTCGGGCTCGGTCTCGCGCTCGCGTCCGCCGTCGCATTCGGTGGATCCGGTGTCGCGGCCAAACCACTGATCGAGGCGGGACTCGACCCGCTGCACGTGGTGTGGCTGCGGGTGACGGGCGCGGCCCTGGTGATGCTGCCGCTCGCCGTGCGCCACCGCGCCCTGCTGTTCCGCCGTCCCGCGCTGCTCGCCGGGTTCGGCCTGCTCGCCGTGGCCGGCGTCCAGGCCTGCTACTTCGCCTCGATCTCCCGCATGCCGGTCGGTGTCGCCCTGCTCGTCGAGTACCTCGCGCCCGGCCTCGTCCTCGGCTGGGTGCGCTTCGTGCAGCGGCGGCCGGTGACGCGTGCCGCGGCGCTCGGTGTGGTTCTCGCGGTCGGCGGGCTCGCCTGTGTGGTCGAGGTCTGGTCCGGTCTGAGCGTCGACGCGCTGGGCCTGCTGCTCGCGCTCGGCGCCGCCTGCTGCCAGGTCGGCTACTTCGTCCTGTCCGACCAGGGCAGCGATTCCGGCGCGGACGCCCCTGACCCGCTGGGCGTCATCGCGTACGGACTGCTCATCGGCGCGGCCGTGCTGACCGTCGTGGCCCGTCCCTGGAGCATGGACCGGTCGGTGCTCACCGGCACCGCACACATGGACGGCGCCCCGGTCGCGGCCTGGCTGCTGTTGTCCTGGATCGTGCTCGTCGCCACGGTCGTCGCCTACGTCACCGGCGTGCTCTCCGTGCGGCGGCTTTCCCCGCAGGTCGCAGGCGTCGTCGCGTGCCTCGAAGCGGTCATCGCGACGGTCCTGGCCTGGGTCCTGCTCGGCGAGCACCTCTCGGTGCCGCAGATCGTGGGCGGTGCTGTCGTGCTGGTCGGCGCGTTCATCGCGCAGTCGTCCACGCCCGCGAAGGGATCGGCGGAGCCGGTGGCGGGCGGCGGCCCGGAAAGGGAGTTGTCCGCCCGCGGAACCGCCGCATAG
- a CDS encoding SDR family NAD(P)-dependent oxidoreductase — MTSNSYLSELFSLEGRVALVTGGSSGIGRAIAGALARAGASVVIVARREAELAETVDELVADGCRAAWVSADLSTREGVRAAAEEAAGVFGEPDILVNSAGINLRPPMSELGEDVWDATMAVNLEAPYLLGQRFGPGMAERGFGRIIHITSQQAHRAFVRSGAYGVSKGALESLARSQAEAWSPHGVTCNTLVPGFVPSPLNAQLSSDPEKVAALAARTLVGRNGLPQDFMGAAVFLAGRASGYVTGQAIFVDGGFSVH, encoded by the coding sequence ATGACCTCGAACAGCTACCTCTCCGAACTGTTTTCACTGGAAGGCCGGGTCGCCCTTGTGACGGGCGGCAGTTCCGGCATCGGCCGGGCCATCGCCGGGGCCCTCGCCCGAGCGGGGGCGAGCGTCGTGATCGTGGCGCGCAGGGAGGCGGAGCTGGCCGAAACGGTCGACGAGCTGGTGGCCGACGGCTGCCGGGCGGCCTGGGTGAGCGCCGACCTGAGCACCCGCGAGGGCGTGCGCGCGGCGGCGGAGGAGGCGGCCGGGGTGTTCGGCGAGCCCGACATTCTCGTCAACAGCGCCGGGATCAACCTGCGGCCGCCGATGAGCGAGCTGGGCGAAGACGTGTGGGATGCCACGATGGCGGTGAACCTCGAGGCGCCCTACTTGCTGGGCCAGCGGTTCGGGCCCGGCATGGCCGAGCGGGGCTTCGGGCGGATCATCCACATCACCTCCCAGCAGGCGCACCGGGCGTTCGTCCGGAGCGGCGCCTATGGCGTCTCCAAGGGGGCACTGGAGTCGCTGGCCCGCTCACAGGCAGAGGCATGGTCGCCGCACGGCGTCACCTGCAACACGCTCGTGCCCGGCTTCGTCCCGTCCCCGCTCAACGCGCAGTTGTCGTCCGACCCGGAGAAGGTGGCGGCCCTGGCCGCCCGCACACTGGTCGGGCGCAACGGCCTGCCCCAGGACTTCATGGGAGCGGCGGTGTTCCTGGCCGGCCGCGCCTCCGGCTATGTCACCGGGCAGGCGATCTTCGTCGACGGCGGGTTCTCCGTTCACTGA
- a CDS encoding aminotransferase class I/II-fold pyridoxal phosphate-dependent enzyme encodes MLGEYRIEGRRAADISASVERAVGAGELAPGQLLPPMRELADRLGVNPNTVAAAYRTLRERGVIETAGRRGSRVRSKPATTGRELIRVDVPEGVRDVASGNPDAALLPPLAQAFAAAAEQGDRQPVLYGDAPVEPELVRMARADLDADGVPDGPVAVASGSLDAVERVLAVHLRPGDTVAVEDPGWGSLLDLVPALGLRTVPVGLDDEGPLPDDVRRALESGARALIVTDRAQNPTGAAVSATRARALRAVLREHPRTLLVEDDHGHRIVDLPLHPLAGVTHSWALVRSVAKAYGPDLRLAVLTGDAVTLDRVRGRQRLGPGWVSRITQRAVVRLWADDAVDPRAVAQAYGERRDALIGALAERGIAAHGRSGMNVWIPVPDETGAVARLLHAGWAVAPGARFRMSAPPGIRITVSTLTAAETGPLADAVASAVGPAPVRRFV; translated from the coding sequence GTGCTAGGAGAGTATCGGATCGAAGGCCGGCGTGCAGCAGACATCTCGGCGAGCGTCGAGCGGGCGGTGGGGGCCGGTGAGCTGGCTCCGGGGCAACTGCTGCCGCCCATGAGGGAGTTGGCGGACCGGCTCGGGGTGAATCCGAACACCGTCGCGGCCGCCTATCGCACCCTGCGTGAACGCGGGGTCATCGAGACCGCGGGGCGCCGGGGCAGCCGGGTGCGGTCCAAGCCGGCCACGACGGGGCGTGAGCTCATCCGGGTGGACGTCCCCGAGGGGGTGCGGGACGTGGCGAGCGGCAACCCGGACGCGGCGCTGCTGCCCCCGCTGGCGCAGGCGTTCGCGGCGGCCGCCGAGCAGGGCGACCGGCAGCCCGTCCTCTACGGGGACGCCCCCGTGGAGCCGGAGCTGGTCCGCATGGCGCGGGCCGACCTGGACGCCGACGGGGTGCCGGACGGGCCCGTGGCGGTCGCCTCCGGCTCGCTGGACGCCGTCGAACGGGTTCTCGCCGTGCACCTCAGGCCCGGGGACACCGTCGCCGTCGAAGACCCCGGGTGGGGCAGTCTGCTCGACCTCGTCCCGGCGCTCGGCCTGCGCACGGTCCCCGTGGGGCTCGACGACGAAGGTCCGCTGCCCGACGACGTGCGTCGCGCGCTGGAGAGCGGCGCACGCGCCCTGATCGTCACCGACCGGGCGCAGAACCCGACCGGCGCCGCGGTGAGCGCCACGCGCGCGCGTGCCCTGCGGGCCGTGCTGCGGGAGCACCCGCGGACACTCCTCGTCGAGGACGACCACGGCCACCGGATCGTCGACCTGCCCCTGCATCCGCTCGCGGGTGTCACGCACAGCTGGGCCCTCGTCCGCTCGGTCGCCAAGGCGTACGGCCCCGACCTGCGGCTCGCCGTTCTCACCGGGGACGCCGTCACCCTCGACCGGGTCCGCGGGCGGCAGCGGCTCGGGCCGGGCTGGGTCAGCCGGATCACCCAGCGGGCGGTGGTACGGCTGTGGGCCGACGACGCGGTGGACCCGCGGGCGGTGGCCCAGGCGTACGGCGAACGGCGTGACGCGCTGATCGGTGCGCTCGCCGAGCGGGGGATCGCCGCGCACGGCCGCAGCGGCATGAACGTGTGGATCCCCGTCCCCGACGAGACCGGTGCCGTCGCCCGCCTGCTTCATGCCGGGTGGGCCGTCGCCCCCGGCGCCCGCTTCCGGATGAGCGCGCCGCCCGGCATCCGGATCACCGTCTCCACACTGACCGCGGCCGAGACCGGCCCCCTGGCGGACGCCGTGGCCTCCGCGGTGGGGCCGGCCCCGGTGCGCAGATTCGTGTAG
- a CDS encoding pyridoxamine 5'-phosphate oxidase family protein yields MQGTQQTTTPPAAYAPTERTVPTRSPDRASYDKELVHAILDEGYVCHLGFVRDGAPVVLPTLYGRVGDRLYVHGSTGSRPLRMTGKADPGLPVCLTVTHVDALILARSAFHHSINYRSVVVHGIAHDVTDPEEKRAALDALVDHVVPGRAADSRPANKKELAATAVIRLDLNEVSAKLRTGGVNDEPEDLALPHWAGVVPLRKGYDTPVPDGHLAPGTEVPDYLAVR; encoded by the coding sequence ATGCAGGGGACCCAGCAGACGACGACGCCGCCCGCCGCCTACGCCCCGACCGAGCGCACCGTCCCCACGCGCTCCCCCGACCGGGCCTCGTACGACAAGGAGCTGGTGCACGCGATACTCGACGAGGGCTACGTCTGCCACCTCGGCTTCGTCCGGGACGGCGCGCCGGTGGTCCTGCCGACGCTGTACGGCCGGGTGGGCGACCGGCTCTACGTCCACGGCTCGACGGGCTCGCGCCCGCTGCGGATGACGGGCAAGGCCGACCCGGGGCTCCCGGTGTGCCTCACTGTGACCCATGTCGACGCGCTGATCCTGGCCCGCTCCGCCTTCCACCACTCGATCAACTACCGCTCCGTGGTGGTGCACGGCATCGCGCACGACGTGACGGACCCCGAGGAGAAGCGGGCGGCCCTCGACGCCCTCGTCGACCACGTCGTACCGGGCCGCGCCGCCGACTCCCGCCCCGCCAACAAGAAGGAACTGGCGGCCACCGCGGTGATCCGTCTCGACCTGAACGAGGTGTCGGCCAAGCTGCGCACCGGCGGCGTGAACGACGAACCCGAGGACCTCGCCCTCCCCCACTGGGCCGGCGTCGTCCCGCTGCGCAAGGGCTACGACACCCCGGTCCCCGACGGCCACCTGGCCCCCGGCACGGAAGTCCCCGACTATCTGGCGGTGCGGTGA
- a CDS encoding SRPBCC family protein, producing MAEVSAEARIGAPAEKVWAQLTDWPAYGEWNATHTSFPEGGPESLQVGATFQENMKLMGFPAEVEWTVEELEPARVLAIRGKGPMAVTVATRYTLSPDGDATAVRIDGEFTGAAVSLMAGKLKDSATAALNESLRKLGGLVA from the coding sequence ATGGCCGAAGTCAGCGCGGAGGCACGCATCGGGGCACCGGCCGAGAAGGTCTGGGCGCAGCTCACGGACTGGCCGGCGTACGGGGAGTGGAACGCGACCCACACCAGTTTCCCCGAGGGCGGCCCCGAGAGCCTCCAAGTGGGCGCGACCTTCCAGGAGAACATGAAGCTGATGGGCTTCCCGGCGGAGGTCGAGTGGACCGTCGAGGAGCTGGAGCCGGCGCGGGTGCTGGCGATCCGCGGCAAGGGCCCGATGGCGGTGACCGTCGCCACGCGCTACACGCTGAGCCCGGACGGCGACGCCACGGCGGTCCGCATCGACGGCGAGTTCACGGGCGCGGCCGTCTCGCTCATGGCGGGGAAACTGAAGGACTCGGCGACGGCCGCGCTCAACGAGTCGCTGCGCAAGCTGGGCGGGCTGGTGGCCTGA
- a CDS encoding CPBP family intramembrane glutamic endopeptidase, producing the protein MADSFPQERPSQRIFRAETLLVLGLSLGKSGVSALISFVGSVTEPGGLKEQAATLNASAAPGRPWLDLAWQLFWIAAALVPVALVAHFLMREGESLRTLGFDRTRPWLDLGRGAAIAAVIGSTGIAFYLAARGLGFNLTVVPEALPEVWWKYPVLIMSALQNAVLEEVIVVGYLLRRLDQLGWTPGSALVASSVLRGSYHLYQGIGGFVGNMAMGVVFVFLYRRWGRVGPLVVAHSLLDIGAFVGYALLAGKVGWLPTA; encoded by the coding sequence GTGGCCGATTCTTTTCCGCAGGAGCGGCCCTCGCAACGGATCTTCCGTGCCGAGACGCTGCTCGTTCTGGGTCTTTCACTCGGTAAGAGCGGTGTGTCAGCCCTGATCAGTTTTGTCGGATCGGTCACCGAACCCGGGGGCCTGAAGGAGCAGGCGGCCACCCTCAACGCCTCGGCCGCGCCGGGTCGTCCCTGGCTGGATCTGGCCTGGCAGCTCTTCTGGATCGCCGCGGCGCTCGTGCCCGTCGCGCTCGTCGCGCACTTCCTGATGCGCGAGGGCGAGAGCCTGCGCACGCTCGGCTTCGACCGCACACGGCCCTGGCTCGACCTCGGCCGTGGAGCGGCGATCGCCGCGGTGATCGGCAGCACCGGAATCGCCTTCTACCTGGCCGCACGCGGGCTGGGTTTCAACCTGACGGTGGTGCCGGAGGCACTGCCGGAGGTGTGGTGGAAGTACCCGGTGCTGATCATGTCCGCACTGCAGAACGCCGTCCTCGAAGAGGTCATCGTCGTCGGTTATCTGCTGCGCCGGCTGGACCAGTTGGGCTGGACGCCCGGCAGCGCGCTGGTGGCCAGTTCCGTACTGCGTGGCTCTTACCACCTCTACCAGGGCATCGGCGGCTTCGTCGGCAACATGGCGATGGGCGTGGTGTTCGTCTTCCTCTACCGGCGCTGGGGCCGGGTCGGTCCCCTGGTGGTGGCGCATTCCCTGCTCGACATCGGGGCGTTCGTCGGGTATGCGCTGCTGGCGGGGAAGGTGGGGTGGCTGCCGACGGCGTGA
- a CDS encoding PadR family transcriptional regulator, which translates to MRTHGFERGHRQDGPSRRGRGGFDGRRAAFGPFGPGGPGFGPGGPGFGPGFGPGPWGGRGRGGPRGRARRGDVRASILALLKDRPMHGYEMIQEIAERSGGAWKPSPGSVYPTLQLLEDEGLISSETEGGKKLFSLTESGREAADEGSDAPWEEASRGVDWEALSEIRQAGFGLMEAFGQVWKTGSKEQREKALAVINEARKKLYLILADEG; encoded by the coding sequence ATGCGTACCCACGGATTCGAGCGTGGACATCGGCAGGACGGCCCCTCCCGGCGAGGCCGGGGCGGCTTCGACGGACGGCGTGCGGCGTTCGGGCCCTTCGGGCCGGGTGGTCCCGGCTTCGGTCCCGGCGGCCCCGGCTTCGGACCGGGCTTCGGACCCGGGCCCTGGGGTGGCCGAGGGCGCGGGGGGCCGAGGGGCAGGGCGCGGCGGGGTGACGTACGGGCATCGATCCTGGCCCTGCTGAAGGACCGGCCCATGCACGGCTACGAGATGATCCAGGAGATCGCCGAGCGCAGTGGCGGGGCCTGGAAGCCCAGCCCCGGATCGGTGTACCCCACTCTCCAGTTGCTGGAGGACGAGGGGCTGATCAGCAGTGAGACCGAGGGCGGCAAGAAGCTGTTCTCCCTCACGGAGTCGGGCCGTGAGGCCGCCGACGAGGGTTCCGACGCACCCTGGGAGGAGGCCTCGCGCGGGGTCGACTGGGAGGCTCTGAGCGAGATCCGCCAGGCAGGCTTCGGTCTGATGGAGGCCTTCGGCCAGGTGTGGAAGACCGGCAGCAAGGAGCAGCGCGAGAAGGCGCTGGCCGTCATCAACGAGGCCCGCAAGAAGCTGTACCTGATCCTCGCCGACGAGGGATGA
- a CDS encoding PhzF family phenazine biosynthesis protein: MRIRIVDAFTDRPFAGNPAGVLLLDAFPDDSWLQNVALEVNHAETAFAHRLPEGGEADWALRWFTPATEVNMCGHATLATAHVLHSTGTHEGPVRFATRSGVLIATPREDGSITLDFPTAPLTPVEIPEGVAVALGAEPLTAFDTGRNVGDLLVELADEKAVHALRPDHMALGAYSERGIIATARADDHARGYDFVSRCFFPNVGIHEDPVTGSAHTALAPYWSERLGRPDLTGLQASPRSGRVRTELRGDRTLLSGRAVTVIEGELLA, from the coding sequence ATGAGGATTCGAATCGTCGACGCGTTCACCGACCGCCCCTTCGCCGGCAACCCGGCCGGGGTCCTGCTCCTCGACGCCTTCCCGGACGACTCCTGGCTCCAGAACGTCGCCCTGGAGGTCAACCACGCCGAGACGGCGTTCGCACACCGCCTCCCCGAGGGCGGCGAGGCCGACTGGGCGCTGCGCTGGTTCACGCCCGCCACCGAGGTCAACATGTGCGGCCACGCCACCCTCGCCACGGCCCACGTCCTGCACTCCACGGGCACCCACGAGGGCCCGGTACGGTTCGCGACCCGCAGCGGCGTCCTCATCGCGACGCCCCGCGAGGACGGCTCGATCACCCTGGACTTCCCGACCGCCCCGCTCACGCCGGTCGAGATCCCGGAGGGGGTCGCCGTTGCCCTCGGCGCCGAGCCGCTCACCGCGTTCGACACCGGCCGGAACGTCGGCGACCTGCTCGTGGAACTCGCCGACGAGAAGGCCGTCCACGCCCTGCGCCCCGACCACATGGCCCTCGGCGCCTACTCGGAGCGCGGCATCATCGCCACCGCCCGCGCCGACGATCATGCCCGCGGCTACGACTTCGTCTCCCGATGCTTCTTCCCGAACGTCGGCATCCACGAGGACCCGGTCACCGGCAGCGCCCACACCGCGCTCGCCCCGTACTGGTCCGAGCGCCTCGGCCGCCCCGACCTCACCGGCCTGCAGGCCTCGCCCCGCTCCGGCCGGGTCCGCACCGAGCTGCGCGGCGACCGCACGCTGCTGAGCGGGCGTGCGGTGACGGTCATCGAGGGGGAGCTGCTGGCCTAG